A window from Trinickia violacea encodes these proteins:
- a CDS encoding alpha/beta fold hydrolase: MIESLPQHFPGALSLAHTFDFNGQAVRYGVIGSGDPMVFVHGTPFSSQVWRRIAPIAARFRQVFYFDLVGYGLSEKRSGQDVSLGVQNRLLAALLKHWQLEKPDVVAHDFGGATALRAALLDKCEYRSLLLIDPVAVAPWGSPFVRHVRAHETAFGGVPAYIHEAMVDAYLKGSAYRTLAADTLRIHSSPWMGEQGQAAFYRQIAQMDQRYTDEVQPHYGELRCPVSILWGEDDQWIPVDRGVELSKMIPGARFTRVPGSGHLMQEDAPEAIVGELMDFLRLGRGVQS, translated from the coding sequence ATGATCGAATCTTTGCCGCAGCACTTTCCTGGTGCGTTGTCATTGGCGCATACCTTCGACTTCAACGGTCAAGCGGTACGTTATGGCGTGATCGGCAGTGGCGATCCCATGGTGTTCGTACATGGCACGCCATTTTCTTCGCAGGTCTGGCGACGCATCGCACCGATCGCTGCGCGATTTCGCCAGGTCTTCTACTTCGATCTAGTCGGCTACGGACTCTCCGAGAAGCGCTCGGGCCAGGACGTTTCGCTCGGCGTTCAGAATCGCCTGCTTGCCGCTTTGCTCAAACATTGGCAGTTGGAAAAGCCAGACGTCGTTGCCCACGATTTTGGCGGCGCGACAGCGCTCAGGGCCGCGTTGCTGGACAAGTGCGAATATCGATCTCTACTGTTGATCGATCCGGTGGCGGTCGCCCCGTGGGGCTCGCCATTTGTGCGCCATGTGCGCGCACATGAGACTGCCTTTGGCGGCGTACCCGCGTACATCCATGAAGCGATGGTCGACGCGTATCTAAAAGGCTCGGCATATCGCACGCTTGCGGCAGACACCTTGCGCATTCACTCGTCGCCATGGATGGGCGAGCAGGGCCAGGCGGCGTTCTATCGGCAAATTGCCCAGATGGACCAGCGCTATACCGACGAAGTCCAGCCGCATTACGGAGAACTTCGCTGCCCGGTCTCCATCTTGTGGGGCGAGGACGATCAGTGGATTCCGGTAGACCGGGGCGTGGAATTGTCGAAGATGATCCCCGGAGCGCGTTTTACGCGGGTCCCCGGTTCGGGACATCTGATGCAAGAGGACGCTCCCGAAGCGATTGTTGGAGAACTGATGGATTTCTTGCGGCTCGGGCGGGGCGTGCAAAGTTGA
- a CDS encoding ABC transporter substrate-binding protein, producing the protein MKHVKESAKYACLFALAGLLALAGCTKVATPGQDTTAASTLQGVLQRGTLRVGDCLTFAPFGFYNKDGQPDGYDVDLAKELAKEMGVKLEVVNTTSANRIPNLQTDKVDVVFCNFTRNLERAKEISFTTPYVVASEALLVKKSSGIKSVQDMSGRTIATVKGSTNGDEVRALNIPIKIQEYDSSQAAILAVKQGQADAMIEDNNFLAYQATLDPDLTVTNEALVPLEYNAFGVKAGDQVWLNYLNLFLFNINASKLNAQLYKKWFGTDPRYSLNPQF; encoded by the coding sequence ATGAAACACGTCAAAGAAAGCGCAAAGTACGCCTGCTTGTTCGCGCTGGCGGGTCTGCTGGCACTCGCCGGCTGCACCAAAGTCGCGACCCCCGGCCAAGACACCACGGCGGCGTCGACCTTGCAGGGGGTGCTCCAGCGCGGGACGCTGCGCGTCGGCGACTGCCTGACGTTCGCGCCGTTTGGCTTCTACAACAAGGACGGGCAGCCGGACGGCTATGACGTGGATCTCGCCAAGGAACTCGCGAAGGAAATGGGCGTGAAGCTCGAAGTCGTGAACACCACGAGCGCCAACCGGATTCCGAACCTGCAGACGGACAAGGTCGACGTGGTGTTCTGCAACTTCACGCGCAATCTCGAGCGGGCCAAGGAGATCTCCTTTACGACGCCGTATGTCGTCGCCAGCGAGGCACTGCTCGTGAAGAAGAGCAGCGGCATCAAGTCGGTTCAGGATATGTCGGGCCGCACGATCGCGACGGTCAAGGGCTCGACGAACGGCGACGAAGTCCGGGCGCTGAACATCCCGATCAAGATCCAGGAGTACGACAGCTCCCAAGCTGCCATCCTCGCCGTCAAGCAAGGACAGGCCGACGCCATGATCGAAGACAACAACTTCCTCGCCTACCAAGCCACGCTGGACCCGGATCTGACGGTCACCAACGAGGCGCTGGTGCCCCTCGAGTACAACGCGTTCGGCGTGAAGGCAGGCGACCAGGTGTGGCTGAACTATCTCAACTTGTTCCTGTTCAACATCAACGCATCGAAGCTGAACGCCCAGCTCTACAAGAAATGGTTCGGCACTGATCCGCGCTATTCGCTCAACCCGCAATTTTGA